The [Bacillus] selenitireducens MLS10 genome includes a region encoding these proteins:
- a CDS encoding thiamine pyrophosphate-dependent dehydrogenase E1 component subunit alpha, translated as MAKLNHEQAGLSKDDVLKMFETMLEARMIDERMWLLNRAGKIPFVISCQGQEAAQVGASMALDRDVDYVLPYYRDLGVVLHFGMTARDIMMSAFAKPEDPNSGGRQMPGHFGQKKNRIVTGSSPVTTQVPHAVGIALAAKMQGDELVAFTTFGEGSSNQGDFHEGINFASVHDLPVIFMVENNKYAISVPQEKQLNVEKVSDRAKAYGIHGETVDGNDPVAVYQAVKNARERALSGEGPSLIETVSYRLTPHSSDDDDSTYRSKAEVEAAKAIDSIHTFGEYLRANGLMDEETEAEIRGKLRRMINQATDEAEEAPFASPDTLEQFVYGEV; from the coding sequence ATGGCAAAACTGAACCATGAACAAGCAGGACTGTCGAAAGACGATGTCCTGAAGATGTTTGAAACAATGCTTGAAGCAAGGATGATTGATGAGCGGATGTGGCTGTTAAACCGAGCCGGAAAAATACCGTTTGTTATCTCTTGTCAGGGGCAGGAAGCCGCTCAGGTAGGTGCTTCCATGGCGCTTGACCGGGATGTGGATTATGTCCTGCCTTACTACCGGGATCTCGGTGTCGTTCTGCACTTCGGCATGACCGCGAGAGACATTATGATGAGCGCATTTGCCAAACCGGAAGATCCGAATTCAGGGGGCAGACAGATGCCGGGCCATTTCGGACAAAAGAAAAACCGGATTGTAACAGGTTCTTCCCCTGTTACCACACAGGTGCCTCATGCAGTCGGAATTGCCCTTGCTGCGAAGATGCAGGGAGATGAACTCGTTGCGTTCACAACATTTGGAGAAGGTTCTTCCAACCAGGGTGATTTTCATGAAGGGATCAATTTTGCCTCGGTTCATGATTTGCCGGTTATCTTCATGGTGGAAAACAATAAATATGCCATTTCAGTTCCGCAAGAAAAGCAGCTGAATGTGGAAAAAGTCTCTGACCGGGCAAAAGCATATGGGATTCATGGTGAAACGGTGGACGGAAATGATCCGGTCGCTGTCTATCAGGCGGTGAAAAATGCGAGGGAGCGTGCCCTTTCCGGAGAAGGTCCGTCTCTGATCGAAACGGTTTCCTATCGTCTGACACCTCATTCGAGTGATGATGACGACAGCACGTACCGATCCAAAGCGGAAGTTGAAGCAGCGAAAGCGATCGACTCCATTCACACCTTTGGTGAATATTTGCGTGCTAATGGTCTGATGGACGAAGAAACGGAAGCTGAAATCAGAGGCAAACTGCGCAGAATGATCAATCAGGCAACGGATGAAGCGGAAGAAGCGCCATTTGCGTCGCCGGATACGTTAGAACAGTTTGTCTATGGGGAGGTGTGA
- a CDS encoding alpha-ketoacid dehydrogenase subunit beta, producing MAVMSYIDAITLAMREEMERDQRVFVLGEDVGARGGVFRATAGLYEAFGEQRVIDTPLAESAIAGAGIGAAMYGMRPVAEMQFADFIMPAVNQIVSEAAKIRYRSNNDWTCPITIRAPYGGGVHGALYHSQSVEAMFASTPGLKVVMPSNPAEAKGLLKAAIRSDDPVLFFEHKKAYRLLKGEVPDDVDHLEEIGKAKVQRSGEDITVISYGLMLHYAKQAADKLAKEGIDAHILDLRTVYPLDQEAIIEAASKTGKVLLVTEDNLEGSIISEVSAIIAEHCLFDLDAPVRRLAGPNVPAMPYSPPLEKAFIVTQADIEQAMRDLAEF from the coding sequence ATGGCTGTCATGAGTTATATCGATGCGATTACCCTCGCGATGCGCGAGGAGATGGAACGGGATCAACGTGTATTTGTTTTGGGAGAAGATGTGGGGGCGAGAGGCGGTGTTTTTCGCGCTACAGCCGGCCTCTATGAAGCCTTTGGTGAACAGCGGGTGATAGATACCCCACTCGCCGAGTCAGCAATTGCGGGCGCTGGCATTGGGGCGGCCATGTATGGCATGCGACCTGTGGCGGAAATGCAGTTCGCCGATTTCATCATGCCTGCCGTGAATCAGATCGTATCGGAAGCGGCGAAGATCCGCTACCGTTCGAACAACGACTGGACGTGTCCGATTACGATCCGTGCCCCTTATGGCGGAGGGGTTCACGGCGCTCTTTATCACTCACAGTCCGTAGAGGCCATGTTTGCGAGTACGCCTGGACTCAAGGTGGTCATGCCTTCGAACCCTGCAGAAGCGAAGGGGCTGTTAAAGGCGGCGATTCGCTCTGACGATCCTGTACTGTTCTTTGAACATAAAAAGGCATACCGTCTTCTGAAGGGTGAAGTACCGGATGATGTCGACCATCTTGAGGAAATAGGGAAAGCGAAAGTCCAGCGTTCAGGGGAAGATATTACCGTGATCAGCTATGGATTGATGCTTCATTACGCAAAACAGGCTGCGGATAAACTGGCTAAGGAAGGCATTGATGCCCATATTCTTGACTTACGAACCGTCTATCCGCTCGATCAGGAAGCGATCATTGAAGCAGCTTCGAAAACAGGAAAAGTGCTGCTTGTCACCGAGGACAACCTCGAGGGCAGTATCATCAGCGAAGTCAGCGCGATCATTGCGGAACATTGCCTGTTCGATCTGGACGCGCCTGTCAGACGGCTGGCAGGACCCAATGTACCGGCCATGCCGTATTCACCGCCCCTCGAGAAGGCATTCATCGTGACGCAGGCCGATATTGAACAGGCGATGCGTGACCTGGCGGAATTTTAA
- a CDS encoding dihydrolipoamide acetyltransferase family protein, which translates to MPTEITMPQLGESVTEGTITKWLVKPGDQVEKYDPIAEVMTDKVNAEIPSSYTGTVDRLIAEVDQTVEVGTVICTMTVEGDVSEEQEVTGTNVSTEVEKVSDADDEMKQRYSPAVMRLAQEHDIDLLQVSGSGKGGRITRKDIQKVIDEGGTKETVTGSVTTPAESAGEASGSKRAESTPARSEDGRTETIPVTGVRKAIAQNMVHSKQTSPHAWMMVEVDVTGLVRYRESMKTAFKQDEGFNLTFLPFFMKAVVDALKAFPQVNASWQGDHIVRYKDVHLSMAVAHEDELFVPVIRHADEKNIRGLARSLHEIGKKVKAGSLTAEEMRGGTFTLNNTGSFGSVQSQPIINQPQAAILSVESIVKRPVVTDDDAIAIRHMVNLCMSLDHRVMDGLIAGRFMAHIKDQLEQMNSTTLSI; encoded by the coding sequence ATGCCAACAGAAATCACCATGCCCCAACTTGGGGAGAGTGTCACGGAGGGTACAATTACAAAGTGGCTCGTCAAACCGGGGGATCAAGTGGAAAAGTATGATCCAATTGCAGAAGTCATGACGGATAAAGTCAATGCCGAAATTCCGTCTTCTTATACGGGTACTGTAGACCGGCTGATTGCGGAAGTGGATCAGACCGTTGAAGTGGGAACTGTTATTTGCACGATGACTGTCGAAGGGGATGTATCTGAAGAGCAAGAAGTCACCGGGACAAATGTGTCGACAGAAGTCGAAAAGGTATCTGATGCGGATGACGAAATGAAACAGCGATATTCGCCGGCAGTCATGAGGCTTGCTCAGGAACATGACATCGACCTTCTTCAAGTGAGCGGATCCGGTAAGGGAGGCCGCATCACACGAAAAGACATCCAGAAAGTGATTGATGAAGGCGGCACGAAAGAAACTGTGACAGGGTCTGTGACGACACCTGCAGAATCAGCCGGAGAAGCTTCAGGCAGTAAGCGGGCTGAATCAACGCCTGCCAGGAGCGAAGACGGCCGTACGGAAACAATCCCAGTTACAGGCGTTAGGAAGGCCATTGCCCAAAATATGGTCCATTCCAAACAGACCTCGCCTCACGCCTGGATGATGGTCGAAGTGGACGTCACGGGTCTTGTGCGCTACAGAGAAAGCATGAAGACCGCGTTTAAACAGGACGAAGGGTTTAATCTGACGTTCCTGCCGTTCTTTATGAAAGCTGTTGTGGATGCCCTGAAGGCGTTCCCTCAGGTAAATGCATCATGGCAAGGCGATCATATTGTCCGCTACAAAGATGTCCATTTATCTATGGCTGTGGCCCATGAAGATGAATTGTTTGTTCCGGTCATCCGTCATGCAGACGAGAAAAACATCCGAGGACTGGCAAGGAGTCTTCATGAGATCGGCAAGAAAGTCAAAGCCGGTTCGCTGACCGCTGAGGAAATGAGGGGCGGAACCTTTACCCTGAATAACACGGGCTCTTTCGGATCGGTACAATCCCAGCCGATCATCAATCAGCCTCAGGCAGCGATTTTATCGGTAGAGTCGATCGTCAAGCGGCCGGTTGTCACCGACGATGATGCCATTGCGATCAGGCATATGGTGAATCTCTGCATGTCCCTTGACCACCGGGTGATGGACGGATTGATTGCAGGACGTTTCATGGCGCATATAAAAGATCAGCTCGAACAGATGAACAGTACAACACTATCGATTTAA